The DNA sequence CATTGCAAGCTGTCCTTATTTGGAATCGAAGAAGAAAGTCCCGTATTTGGCTTTGAAGCTTTGTCATCAACAAGGTTATTAGAAACAGAGTCATTTAGACCGGAATTACTTGATGAGACTTTTGCAACCACTTTACCGGTTGGGGAACTCAAAAACTCCTTTAGAAGATCTAACAACCTACTACTAGTAATAGGCCTTTCAAGTCGCCCTTGATTAGCCAAAGATAAAGTACCACTTTCTTCAGAAACAACTACACATATACATCTATCAAACCTTTCTGTTATTCCAAGAGCAGCGAGATGCCTAGTTCCATAACGGCTTATGGTTTGTCTTGATAAAGGCAAGATAACTCCTGCAGAAATTATTCTATTTCCCTTAATCAATACTGCTCCATCATGTAGTGGAGTATCTGCCGCAAAAAGGTTTAACAATAATTCTGTCGAGACCTGAGCATCAATAGGAACGCCAGGATAAAGGAAATCTTCAGGTCTCAAGTCACTGCCCATATCTAAAACAATAAGAGCCCCTCTCCTATTTTGAGAAAGTTTCCCTGCAGCCTCACTTAAGAAAGAAACTGTACTCGCACTTGCTTGAAACTCTTTTTGAGGATTACCCAATAAAACAGCCAAGCGACCTGTCCCAAGCAATTCCATTAATCGGCGTAATTCTCCCTGCCATAAAATTGCTAATGATAATGAACAAACTAAAACTAAAGCATCAATTAATTTTGATGTAATTGGTAGGTCGGCAAACCGATTTACAAACCAAGCTAGAGATACAAGAAATAAATACCCCCTAAGAAGCCAAAGGGTTCTTTGCTCATTAACCCTTGAAAAAAGTAGGATCCCAAGTGCTGATGCAAACAATATGTCAAGCAAAAAGGGCAAATTTATTAGCCAGCCAAAATTCACTCCATCAACCCAGTTTCACTAAATTTACCTACCCTTTGGCAATAAAGCGATCTGGAAGGCGGTCATATCGCAATAGATCTTCAGGCAACTCTCTTACTTGAACAAGATCTGACTGTGCATTATTAACCAAAACTGAAGCCGGTCTTGGAATTCTATTGTAATTAGAGCTCATAGAAAGGTTATAAGCTCCTGTGCCAAAAACACCCAGGACATCACCACTAGAAGCGGTGGGTAAAGCAATATTATTTAAAAGAATATCTCCTGATTCACAATGTTTTCCAGCAATTGTGACGACCTGATCAGTATTAGCCAATGGTCTGTCAACTAAACAAGCTGTATAAGTGGATTGGTAAGTTATTGGGCGAGGGTTATCACTCATTCCTCCATCTATTGACAGATAGGTCTTTCCTCCTGGAATATCTTTACGAGCTCCAATTCTATAGAGAGTTAGCCCTGCAGTAGCAATAATTGACCTCCCAGGCTCACAAATCAGTCTTGGCAATTCAATATTTCTTGTATCAAATGCTTTAATAACAGCATTTGATACAGTTTCTACCCAACTATAAATATCTGGGGGATCATCAGAAGGAATATATTTAACACCAAGTCCTCCGCCAATATTTAAGTCTTTTATAGGATGACCTAGATCTTTTGCTCTTAAAAAGAAATCTGCCATAACTTCTACCAAATCCATATGAGGTGATAATTCGAAAATTTGAGAGCCTATATGTGCATGAAGACCAACTAATTTTGCCCATTTATAATCCTTTAATTGTGCAAATGTATCTGAAACTTGCTCAGGGTCAAACCCAAACTTACTATCTAAATGACCTGTACGAATATATTCATGCGTATGGCATTCTATTCCTGGGGTAAAGCGTAACATTAATCTAACACTACCTTCTTTATGGCTAATTAGTTTATCCAAGCGCTGTATATCATGTTGATTATCAATGATAATAGTTGCGTTACTCTCATGCGCTAGTAACAACTCCTTGTCAGACTTGTTATTTCCATGTAAAACAATTTGTTCCCCTGCGACACCACTTTTTAAGGCTGTAATTAACTCACCCTCGGAAACTACGTCTATACCCAGTCCTTCTGAAGCAACAATCCTATCAATAGCCAAAGAACTATTTGCTTTAGAGGCGTATAAAACAAAAGAATCCCCAGGGTAGCTTTGTTTGAGAGCCTTCCTATATGCCCTGCAAGAGCTTCTAATACTGGCCTCATCAATTACATAAAGAGGTGTCCCATATTGATTGGCAAGATCACTAAGCAAACATCCGCCAACTGTCATTCTATCTGAATTGTCCAGTTCAGCAGTAATTGGAGTTATGTTTCTATTGGGACTGTTTTGATCCTTATTTAAGTCGAAGAGCCTTGAAACACCCATGGTTTGGAAAGTAGAAAATTTAATAATGTAAATTTAATTAATTGATAGATTAACCAGATTGAATCATGTGGACAAAGAATTAGCTAAAAGAAAAGACTTATCTCTAGATAGGCAGGTGGTTTCACTTAACGAAGTTCATCTAGATCAATGCATGAGGCTAAATGATATAGCTCTAAATGGACTTTGGTCAAAAAGTCAATGGGAATACGAATTGAAGAGTGATTACAGGCATTGTCTAGGGGTTTCAGAGCAGGAGTCGCTAATAGCTATATCTTGCGGGTGGATTGTAGCCAATCAACTAGACATTACAGCAGTGGCAGTCGATCCCAGGTATAGAAGACTAGGTCTAGGGAGTAAAATTCTTTGTGCCTTAATAAATCATGCAAAATCAAAGGGGGCAACAAATGCAACACTTGAAGTAAATGAAGAAAATATTGATGGCATTAATTTCTATCGAAGTCTAGGTTTTCTACAAGTTGGTTATAGAAAAAACTACTACAAGGACCTTTCGTCAGCAATATTATTTTCTCTTTATATCGACCAATAATCTTTTTCTGAAAGCGAGGCAAAGAATATTAATTAGAAGCTATTTAAAACAAATACTTTGGGAAATTTCATAATAAAATATTGTTTTTAATTATACTCTTGGGAAATTACGGTATCCCGAAGGCTTACAAGCATCACATTAGCTTCTCAAGCCTGATAAGTTGGTTATAGAAGCACATTGGCCTAGACCATGTTCGAGAGGTTTACCGAAAAGGCCATCAAGGTGATAATGCTGGCCCAAGAGGAAGCAAGACGCCTTGGTCACAACTTTGTTGGAACAGAACAAATACTTTTAGGCCTAATAGGGGAAGGCACTGGAGTTGCTGCAAAAGTCCTAAAATCAGTGGGTGTAAATCTTAAGGATTCAAGAGTAGAAGTTGAAAAAATTATTGGCCGAGGGTCTGGCTTTGTTGCTGTTGAGATTCCTTTTACCCCTCGAGCAAAAAGGGTTCTAGAACTCTCATTAGAAGAAGCAAGACAACTTGGTCACAACTACATAGGCACAGAACATCTTCTATTGGGTCTTATCAGAGAAGGGGAAGGAGTTGCTGCGAGAGTATTAGAGAACCTAGGTGTGGATCTGACGAAAGTAAGGACACAAGTTATAAGAATGCTTGGAGAGACTGCAGAGGTAACTTCTGGCGGCGGCGGCGGCGGCGGCAAGGGGTCTTTAAAAACAGCCACGCTGGATGAATTTGGAACAAACTTAACCAAATTAGCTAGCGAGTCAAAATTGGACCCAGTCGTTGGCAGGTATGAAGAAATAGATAGAGTTATTCAGATACTTGGCAGAAGGACAAAAAACAACCCAGTTCTTATAGGTGAGCCAGGTGTAGGAAAAACTGCAATAGCTGAGGGATTGGCTCAACGAATTCAACAAGGAGATATTCCTGACATTTTGGAAGAGAAAAGGGTCCTAACCTTAGATATAGGTTTGCTTGTAGCTGGTACTAAGTATCGAGGCGAATTCGAGGAAAGGTTAAAGAAAATAATGGAAGAAATTAAATCTGCTGGGAATGTAATTCTTGTGATTGATGAAGTGCATACTTTAATTGGAGCTGGTGCTGCTGAAGGGGCAATTGATGCAGCAAATATCCTTAAACCTGCTTTGGCCAGGGGAGAACTGCAATGCATTGGGGCTACAACACTTGATGAATATCGAAAACATATTGAACGAGATGCTGCTTTAGAGAGGAGGTTCCAACCAGTCATGATTGGAGAGCCTTCCATAGAAGACACAATTGAAATACTTAAAGGGCTAAGAGAAAGATATGAGCAACATCACAGACTAAAAATTACTGATCAGGCCTTAGAAGCCGCCGCAAATCTTGGAGATCGCTATATCTCTGACAGATTTCTTCCTGACAAAGCTATTGACCTTATAGATGAAGCAGGCAGTAGAGTCAGATTATTGAATTCCAAATTACCTCCTGAAGCGAAGGAAGTTGACAAACAATTACGCAAAGTTCAAAAAGAAAAAGAAGAAGCAGTAAGAGACCAGAACTTTACAGAAGCAGGTGAATTAAGAGAAAAAGAAGTAAACCTAAAAAATCAAATTGCCTCGATATTAAATACTACAAAAGATAAAACCACTTTAAATGAAGGTGAAAAAGATAGTCAGCCTGACGCATCAGCTGAAGATAAAAAGGATAATAAAGAAAATATTTCACAAGAAATCAAAGGTGTCAATAGATCCCCAATTGTTAACGAAGAGGATATTGCTCATATTGTTGCTTCATGGACAGGTGTTCCTGTTCAAAAACTAACAGAAAGTGAATCAGTAAAACTTCTAAATATGGAGGATACACTTCATCAAAGGTTAATTGGTCAAGATGAAGCAGTTAAGGCCGTTTCGAAAGCAATTAGACGGGCAAGAGTTGGTCTCAAAAATCCAAATAGGCCTATAGCAAGTTTTATCTTTTCAGGACCTACTGGTGTTGGCAAAACAGAATTAACCAAGGCACTAGCTGCATATTTCTTCGGCAGCGAAGAAGCGATGATTCGACTAGACATGTCTGAATTTATGGAAAGACATACCGTCAGCAAACTAATTGGATCTCCACCTGGATATGTTGGTTTCAAT is a window from the Prochlorococcus marinus str. MIT 9211 genome containing:
- the cdaA gene encoding diadenylate cyclase CdaA, whose product is MNFGWLINLPFLLDILFASALGILLFSRVNEQRTLWLLRGYLFLVSLAWFVNRFADLPITSKLIDALVLVCSLSLAILWQGELRRLMELLGTGRLAVLLGNPQKEFQASASTVSFLSEAAGKLSQNRRGALIVLDMGSDLRPEDFLYPGVPIDAQVSTELLLNLFAADTPLHDGAVLIKGNRIISAGVILPLSRQTISRYGTRHLAALGITERFDRCICVVVSEESGTLSLANQGRLERPITSSRLLDLLKEFLSSPTGKVVAKVSSSNSGLNDSVSNNLVDDKASKPNTGLSSSIPNKDSLQ
- the lysA gene encoding diaminopimelate decarboxylase gives rise to the protein MGVSRLFDLNKDQNSPNRNITPITAELDNSDRMTVGGCLLSDLANQYGTPLYVIDEASIRSSCRAYRKALKQSYPGDSFVLYASKANSSLAIDRIVASEGLGIDVVSEGELITALKSGVAGEQIVLHGNNKSDKELLLAHESNATIIIDNQHDIQRLDKLISHKEGSVRLMLRFTPGIECHTHEYIRTGHLDSKFGFDPEQVSDTFAQLKDYKWAKLVGLHAHIGSQIFELSPHMDLVEVMADFFLRAKDLGHPIKDLNIGGGLGVKYIPSDDPPDIYSWVETVSNAVIKAFDTRNIELPRLICEPGRSIIATAGLTLYRIGARKDIPGGKTYLSIDGGMSDNPRPITYQSTYTACLVDRPLANTDQVVTIAGKHCESGDILLNNIALPTASSGDVLGVFGTGAYNLSMSSNYNRIPRPASVLVNNAQSDLVQVRELPEDLLRYDRLPDRFIAKG
- a CDS encoding GNAT family N-acetyltransferase; its protein translation is MDKELAKRKDLSLDRQVVSLNEVHLDQCMRLNDIALNGLWSKSQWEYELKSDYRHCLGVSEQESLIAISCGWIVANQLDITAVAVDPRYRRLGLGSKILCALINHAKSKGATNATLEVNEENIDGINFYRSLGFLQVGYRKNYYKDLSSAILFSLYIDQ
- a CDS encoding ATP-dependent Clp protease ATP-binding subunit — protein: MFERFTEKAIKVIMLAQEEARRLGHNFVGTEQILLGLIGEGTGVAAKVLKSVGVNLKDSRVEVEKIIGRGSGFVAVEIPFTPRAKRVLELSLEEARQLGHNYIGTEHLLLGLIREGEGVAARVLENLGVDLTKVRTQVIRMLGETAEVTSGGGGGGGKGSLKTATLDEFGTNLTKLASESKLDPVVGRYEEIDRVIQILGRRTKNNPVLIGEPGVGKTAIAEGLAQRIQQGDIPDILEEKRVLTLDIGLLVAGTKYRGEFEERLKKIMEEIKSAGNVILVIDEVHTLIGAGAAEGAIDAANILKPALARGELQCIGATTLDEYRKHIERDAALERRFQPVMIGEPSIEDTIEILKGLRERYEQHHRLKITDQALEAAANLGDRYISDRFLPDKAIDLIDEAGSRVRLLNSKLPPEAKEVDKQLRKVQKEKEEAVRDQNFTEAGELREKEVNLKNQIASILNTTKDKTTLNEGEKDSQPDASAEDKKDNKENISQEIKGVNRSPIVNEEDIAHIVASWTGVPVQKLTESESVKLLNMEDTLHQRLIGQDEAVKAVSKAIRRARVGLKNPNRPIASFIFSGPTGVGKTELTKALAAYFFGSEEAMIRLDMSEFMERHTVSKLIGSPPGYVGFNEGGQLTEAVRRRPYTVVLFDEIEKSHPDVFNLLLQLLEEGRLTDSKGRTVDFKNTLIIMTSNIGSKVIEKGGGGLGFEFSGESIEDSQYNRIKSLVNEELKQYFRPEFLNRLDEIIVFRQLSRDEVKDIAEIMLNEVFLRIKDKGITLSVTEAFKERLVEEGYNPSYGARPLRRAVMRLLEDSLAEEVLSGRIKDGDKAEVDIDENKKVVVKHINKGATNLELAGAGV